Genomic DNA from Oryza sativa Japonica Group chromosome 5, ASM3414082v1:
ccgccgcagccgcctcctcctccatctccacctccacctcctcctcgcctccgttGGGCGAGAGGGAGACGGAGAATTCTCCGCTGCCATGGCTCCGGTGCGGCTCGGGGCTCCCACTTCCGGCGCCCTGCTGCTTCttgtcctcctcctcatctgcggcggcggcggaggcggtggcgttgCTGCCgggggtggaggcggaggtggaggcgggaaGGGGAGCTCGGTGTACCCGGCGCCCGTGGTGTACCCGCACCACTCCCGCCAGATCTCCTGGAAGCCCAGGTTCACTTTCTCTCGCTCGCGCGGGCGCCGCCATCGGTTGGTTCTTGGTTTCGTCTCGATCTCGACATTGGATGGACTGACTGATGCGTGATCCATGGCAGGGTGTTCCTCTACCAGCATTTCctcagcgacgacgaggccaaCCACCTCGTCTCCCTCGTCAGtgcccaccacctccccaatCCAACaaattttcatttcttttctctGCATGAATCGGGAGTTCTTGTGGATGCTTGAACTCTGTATGCCCAGGATTCATTGAGTTTTTAGaggatttatgtttttttttaggcGAGAACGGAGCTCAAGAGGTCAGCGGTGGCTGATAACCTGTCCGGCAAGAGCGAGCTCAGCGACGCCCGCACCAGCTCCGGCACCTTCATCCGCAAGAGCCAGGTTAGGTCTTGATtaacgtttttttttctttgaattatTTGTTCATCCGGAGTGTGAGTTCATCTTTTTTATTGAAAAGTATCTTTGAATAAAGGGGGTCTTTTAGTGTATGAAGATAGATGTGCAATATAACTTAAAGTAGTTCTTGGCTAAATGAGAGGATTCTTCCTCCCAATTTTGAGAATTTTCCTTTAAATTTACATAATTCTTATGTAATGAACAATCATGTCCAAATTTGTAGGATCCAATTGTTGCTGGTATAGAGGAAAAAATTGCTGCGTGGACATTTCTTCCTAAAGGTATTTGACTCCATTAAGACAATAACAATGCACTTTACTATTCATGCAATTCTTAGATGTTCTATATAATTCATAACTTACACATGTGAGATATTGTCATTTTACACCTAATAATCAACCTCCCTCTGGGCCTTTGTTTTCGTTCCTGTACCTATGGGCAGTCTTGAAGTGAAAGCCTCTAAAATAGTTATGCTCCACTTGGCATTTCATTTCTAAAATAAACAAAGTAAAGCCTTTAATGTTGAGCCTCCTTACCTGACTTTGGGGCTAATTCATCCAAAGGTTAGTTTCAAGCAGTATGTCATTGAAAACCACGCtcaataattgttttttttcctttttctttttgggtgGGGATTGATAGTAGGGATTCTTTTTTATGTGTCCTCATGTTGTCTTCCTTCATACATAATCCAAATTTATGTTAACTTtatgtgtttttattttttttcttgtacatATTATGTGATAATAATCAGAGAATGGTGAGGATATCCAAGTGTTAAGGTATAAGCACGGCGAGAAGTATGAACGGCACTATGATTACTTCAGCGACAATGTTAACACTCTCCGTGGTGGTCATCGCATAGCTACTGTTCTTATGTACTTAACAGATGTTGCAGAAGGTGGAGAAACAGTTTTCCCTCTAGCTGAGGTAATTTCTTTACTCCATTGTCTCCAcggtgtttttttaaaagaaaaggagagaaatcTGAGCCAACAGGCCACAACCAAGCATGGGCTCCTTTACTTTCTCAGCGGTTTTGTGAATTTGTTTTGGGATCTCTTATTGCATCATTTTCTCTACACACATTTGTCAAACAGGAGTTTACAGAAAGTGGCACAAACAATGAAGATTCAACCTTGTCAGAATGTGCTAAAAAAGGTGTTGCAGGTATAAATTTCTACCgatgttccttttttttgtttgtaattATGATTCCCATGATTTTTGTAATATATCTTATGCATTTCTCAATTGATATACTACTGCTACCTCAGTGAAACCACGAAAAGGGGATGCACTTCTGTTCTTCAACCTTAGCCCAGATGCTTCAAAAGATTCATTGAGCCTCCACGCTGGATGCCCAGTCATAAAGGGTGAGAAATGGTCTGCTACAAAGTGGATTCGTGTAGCCTCATTCGACAAGGTTTATCACACACAAGGCAATTGCACTGACGACAATGAGAGTTGTGAAAAATGGGCTGCCTTGGGAGAGTGCATAAAGAACCCAGAATACATGATTGGAACAGCAGCATTACCAGGTTACTGCAGGAAGAGTTGCAACATATGTTAGCGATCCAATTGTAAATAATCAACGGTAACTGCTTTGTCGGCAGTCTGATTTATACAGGAATGGGTTAAAATAAGTAGGTTCATGAGGTTTTTGGCACAAATTCTACCAGTTTTGGTTACTTCCTGATGACAACTTGGTTTTTGTTACCATTCTTCAATGGTAACTGGCAGGAATTAGAAAGCAACTCATTGTTAGTATCCATAATTTATGCTAGATGGAGATGCACTTTATCAGTGCAATTTCTTTGGAGAGcaggtttttgtttttatttcatAGAGTTGTCGACTTGAGCCTACTAGGTTATGGTTGGATTCTGCCAGAATTTACAAACATCTGGTCTGGTTTTCATCTGTAATCCTTGAGTTGTCGACTTGAACCTACTAGGTCATGGTTAGATCCTGCCAGAATTTACAAACATCTGGCCTGGTTTTCATACCTGTAATCCTTCTCATTTGTGGTATATAGCTTCAGTGATTTTTGAATTCATTAATCAAATCTCTTTATCACTCTAATTCTGCATTCTGTACTGGAATATGTTCAATTGCCTGCTATCTGTGTGCAACTCAAGAGCTTTTTACTGACCAATGATGATGAACAAAGCTTCAGGAGAGCCAGAACTACGGCCATGTTTGGGAAGCCGAAGATTCTGAGAAATAGCCGATAAGTAGCCAGCTAGTGATAATCTGTGTTTTCTAGCTTTTGGAAACCACTATTTCATTTTATGGATTCTATAGCTTCTGATCCTCAGAATATTGATAAGAATTGAAGCTGTTTGGAAGAACCGGAGATTCTGGGAGAAACTGTAACCGCCAAACCTCCCCAAAAACTGGTCCTGAACCTTTtgagtctgaactctgaaccatctcagggcaagtactataatgTCTCATATGTTGCCTCTAAAAGTGCCATATTGGATTGAGTGATAAGGTGAAAGAGAAAAGTGAGAAGATTGATGATGAGTCACCCCTAAATTAAGaggcaacctccacacaaatttcaaaAAGAGTGCGAGAAGGGTGTCTTTTATTTCATAAGTGAATAAAATAGACAAATTTAGAGGTGGTAGTCATATTTGCCCTCATTAGTCATGACATCTCCTGTTCCTTTCTCACGACATGACGCCGTCCAACTGCGAGAAGCCCTGCACAAGCACACAAGATCCTTTTGGGTGCTTGCCCATAATGTGGCAGCAGTTGTAGCAGAAGTGAGAACCCTGATGAGCTTGCAGTTTTGCAGCCCAGCTCACATGGGAACAGAAAAAACTCACAAATGGATGGACAGTTGGGAATTGAATTTGATGATGCTGTTGCTTGCCATCTTCATTCATTGCTGCTATCTTGGAGTACTGTACAAGATGTGCAGTCGGTCGGTGCGTTGTGTCCACATTCACAACCGccttcattcattcattcattcacttCTATGTGCATCATGCTGGCAAAGGCATTTGTCATTCTGTTTTAACTACTTTGCtgtgagattttcttttttgccgTGAATTGTGTCACCTGTAACTTTGCAACCATGAACAGATAATCTGCAGCTATAAACAGTACTCACTCTAGTAAAAAGAAGTTGATGTTGGAAAAACTAAACTCTGTTCTTCTAACGTCAAACAAATTTGAATGGGTATTCAGTTCTCTCAACGTACAGTTTTTAATTCAAGGAATGTCATTGACAAGTGTCCAAATCTAAGAAATGTCATCGAAAAATgtgagttctaaaaaaaaacatcgtACAAAACAGTTTTATCCCAAATGCGGAATGGACGAAAACCTAACGGTGATGGTAATTTTGgaacaaaatccccaaaaatatcatcgccgttagggttccgtccattccgCGCCATTGAATATATTGTTCATCCTATAGCACTTAACGGTGCGGAATAGACGAAACCCTAATGATGATGGTAATTTTAGAACAAAGTCGTTTGTAAGATGATATTTCTTAGATTTTATACTTGTCGATGGTATTTAGAATTTATACTTGTCGATGGTATTTCTTAGATTTGGACGTTTGTTAATGGTATTTTTTGGATTATCTTAAAATGTAACTAAAGGAAGTATAGTAGATATGCTGCACCAAGGAAGAACTTTCTTATCATCATgctgttctctttttttttttgaactttgctCATGCTGTTCTTGTGACAACATAAAACCAGAAAAAGTACTAGTATTTCTCACATACCACACTAGGTGGTTACATGACGACTTGTGAGTCATCACATCAAACATATGAACAAGATAAGTATATACGTCCTTGCAAGGACAAATGTCATGGAATCCAGCAAGTTTTACATCAAAAGGAATTTTATAGTTACTTAATACGTCTTTAAATAAAAAGGAATTTGATTATGATCAGCAAGGACCATACAAACAAACAGCCACATCACCCCCAGAAAATGATAGCTAGTTGAGCGGATCAATCAAACGATTCTAAACatcccggcgacgacgacggcggcggcggcaatggcgacgccgacggcgacgaggtggtcgccggagcggccggcggcggcggcgttggtggacggcgtcgccgtcgacggcggcgaggcgaacgGTGAGGTCCCTGCAGATGAAGTTATTAAGGTCACATGAACTCGAATTTAGCGGCCGTATAAATACGTGACAGGCACATGAACCTAACGGTACGGCACGTCAGTGTTTACTGTCGAGCAATTAATTGCCATCATAAACTGTATATGATGCTTTTGTACATGTAGCCGATTAAATGTTTATTCCTCTATGATAGCATCATCACAAATTGTATGAACAACAACCATAACgattccctcttcttttttcttttcttttttttgcgtGTATAAGGCAAAGCATATTAGACAATGTGAGTTAGGAGACGTATTTACTGGTGTAGTATGCATTAGTAGTGATGTGTTCATCAGCATCTTTTTTATACAGCGTGAAAAAagattatttgaaaaaaaaaatccggctGGAAACACAAATCTCTGGTTAAAATTAGATGCTTCCCTAAATCTTTGCTGGTATGTGACGTGTGTATTACTCAGCTTTTATATGTtggaatttcaaaaaaaaaaaaggtgggcaATTTCAGATATTTCAAACGCTAAAAGGGACTGATTTACTGAACTAGAACAATATCTTTGCCAAACTAAATCAAACTAAAATATCTATAGCCGGAGGCTCCTCATACATTAAATTCCTAATACTTCATTTCAAAATTGTGAACCTCCTGCCTTAGCCATCACTGACAAACAATCAAAATTAAACTACGGATATTTCATATTTCTACAATTCTACTCAACAAAAGCTATGGCGAATGATCAAGCTAATTAATAACTCCAGTTTTCTTAAAAGTACAAAACGAACAACATAATTAGTGAGAGCAAGTACATGCTTACCAGGGAACTGTGGGCCCTCACCGGAGGGCGAGACGGCTGccggcgaaggcgacggcgtTGGGCCCATTGGAACATTGAATCCAAAGGCTGCAAAATTAATTATTTCCCAAACTTAATTAGCCCATAATATGCTTACTAATCAAAAGCAAATACCCTCACCAAAAGTATAGAGCTATTACTTTTATCATTAAGACCTATATATCCTGCATATAACAAAAACCAAACCAATTCTAGCAATCATTTGCTCGATTCTGTCAAATCAATTTCACTCGTATGCTCAATATGCATATGCCAAAAGATGAGTAGCATCGAAATCAAATAATAAATCTGAAACCATTTTACCTAATATAGTAGTATATTAGTATGCATataacaaaaacaaagaaacaTATCTCTATATGCAACCAATAATAAGTAATTAAGATATAAATCtagtttaactttttttttatggagagagtgctgctgctactgctactaGAAGTGATTAAAGTGATAATTGGGGGAGATTAATA
This window encodes:
- the LOC136356585 gene encoding probable prolyl 4-hydroxylase 4 translates to MAPVRLGAPTSGALLLLVLLLICGGGGGGGVAAGGGGGGGGGKGSSVYPAPVVYPHHSRQISWKPRVFLYQHFLSDDEANHLVSLARTELKRSAVADNLSGKSELSDARTSSGTFIRKSQDPIVAGIEEKIAAWTFLPKENGEDIQVLRYKHGEKYERHYDYFSDNVNTLRGGHRIATVLMYLTDVAEGGETVFPLAEEFTESGTNNEDSTLSECAKKGVAVKPRKGDALLFFNLSPDASKDSLSLHAGCPVIKGEKWSATKWIRVASFDKVYHTQGNCTDDNESCEKWAALGECIKNPEYMIGTAALPGYCRKSCNIC